Proteins found in one Actinomycetota bacterium genomic segment:
- a CDS encoding ABC-F family ATP-binding cassette domain-containing protein, producing the protein MLAARNLTVVRGPQVVLDGVDLVVDGTSRIGVLGRNGAGKSTLLRCLAGREAPTAGTVERSPPGLTVGYLAQEPDPLAGETTAAYLRRRTGLAVAEEAMQAALRAVGEHPGRHELEAYDDALARFLALGGDDHDTRAPRVLADVGLDPAVLEVPLARLSGGQRVKAGLAAVLLARFDVLLLDEPTNNLDFDGLARLERFLAAEERPVVLVSHDRAFLSATTTRIAELDLHSRRLTEYGGGYDAYVEERRRRREQAYADYDEARAERARLEEAARQKRAWAVSRRGERRTDNDKALAGRRKERATAGATRAKAIERRLERLGDPSKPWEGWDLRLSLQAGRRSGEVVASLAGAVVERGGFRLGPVDLELRWRDRLALTGPNGAGKSTLLGLLTGELRPAAGTVRLGSGVVVGHLGQDRAPGEGTLLDAVRERTELPVEEARSLLAKFDLGAEHLSRPEAALSPGERSRAGLAVLVALGTNLLLLDEPTNHLDLDAIEELERALGGYDGTLVVVSHDRRLLANLRLGRRLAVVAGTVAEAPLPVAAPG; encoded by the coding sequence ATGCTCGCCGCCCGGAACCTCACCGTGGTCCGCGGCCCCCAGGTCGTGCTCGACGGGGTCGACCTGGTCGTCGACGGGACCAGCCGCATCGGGGTGCTGGGCCGCAACGGCGCCGGCAAGTCGACCCTGCTGCGCTGCCTGGCCGGCCGGGAGGCCCCGACCGCCGGGACGGTGGAGCGCTCCCCTCCCGGCCTCACCGTCGGCTACCTGGCCCAGGAGCCCGACCCCCTGGCCGGCGAGACCACCGCCGCCTACCTGCGCCGCCGCACCGGGCTGGCCGTCGCCGAGGAGGCCATGCAGGCCGCCCTGCGGGCCGTCGGCGAGCACCCGGGCCGCCATGAGCTGGAGGCCTACGACGACGCCCTGGCCCGCTTCCTCGCCCTCGGCGGCGACGACCACGACACCCGCGCCCCGCGGGTCCTGGCCGACGTCGGCCTCGACCCCGCCGTCCTCGAGGTCCCCCTGGCCCGGCTGTCGGGCGGCCAGCGGGTCAAGGCCGGGCTGGCCGCCGTCCTGCTCGCCCGCTTCGACGTGCTCCTGCTGGACGAGCCGACCAACAACCTCGACTTCGACGGCCTGGCCCGCCTGGAGCGGTTCCTGGCCGCCGAGGAGCGGCCAGTGGTGCTGGTCAGCCACGACCGGGCCTTCCTGTCCGCCACCACCACCCGGATCGCCGAGCTCGACCTGCACAGCCGCCGCCTGACCGAGTACGGCGGCGGCTACGACGCCTACGTCGAGGAGCGCCGCCGCCGGCGCGAGCAGGCCTACGCCGACTACGACGAGGCCCGGGCCGAGCGGGCCCGGCTGGAGGAGGCGGCCCGCCAGAAGCGGGCGTGGGCGGTCAGCCGCCGGGGCGAGCGCCGCACCGACAACGACAAGGCCCTGGCCGGCCGGCGCAAGGAGCGGGCCACCGCCGGGGCGACCAGGGCCAAGGCGATCGAGCGGCGCCTGGAGCGCCTTGGCGACCCCTCCAAGCCCTGGGAGGGCTGGGACCTGCGCCTGTCGCTGCAGGCCGGCCGGCGCAGCGGCGAGGTCGTGGCCAGCCTGGCCGGGGCCGTGGTCGAGCGGGGCGGCTTCCGGCTGGGCCCGGTCGACCTGGAGCTGCGCTGGCGCGACCGCCTCGCCCTGACCGGCCCCAACGGCGCCGGCAAGTCGACCCTGCTCGGCCTGCTGACCGGTGAGCTGCGCCCGGCCGCGGGCACGGTCCGGCTGGGGTCGGGGGTGGTCGTCGGCCACCTCGGCCAGGACCGCGCCCCGGGCGAGGGGACGCTGCTGGACGCGGTCCGGGAGCGGACCGAGCTGCCGGTCGAGGAGGCGCGGTCGCTGCTGGCCAAGTTCGACCTGGGCGCCGAGCACCTGAGCAGGCCCGAGGCGGCGCTGTCGCCGGGCGAGCGCTCCCGGGCCGGCCTGGCCGTGCTGGTCGCCCTGGGCACCAACCTCCTGCTGCTCGACGAGCCCACCAACCACCTCGACCTGGACGCCATCGAGGAGCTGGAACGGGCCCTGGGGGGCTACGACGGCACCCTGGTGGTGGTCAGCCACGACCGGCGGCTGCTGGCCAACCTGCGCCTGGGCCGGCGCCTCGCGGTGGTCGCGGGCACGGTCGCCGAGGCGCCCCTGCCC